The following proteins are co-located in the Leptospira weilii genome:
- a CDS encoding outer membrane lipoprotein-sorting protein, giving the protein MDRILAFAVGFFALTVLSKETNSQGSNVRVAQELVARLDQALVKSNQGLIKGNLILIRRSGETWSWDVNMFRKEEDTLYLFESRGRGLEYKILIKDEGEQIYAFNVLSKKIFRKVDEEKYESHLATGFSFIDLSGASYQANYNPIVQSDLKIADQTFKRIALKPIIPYFYSKLILLLNLDSLRPARLDFHDRDGVLFKTMNIKYGLIKVKQNQKTTKEEYASRLEMLDLTTGSISVLEYTEIDKEVRPDSSLFELANLNR; this is encoded by the coding sequence TTGGATCGGATTCTTGCGTTTGCGGTAGGTTTTTTTGCTCTCACCGTACTAAGTAAGGAAACAAATTCGCAAGGATCCAATGTAAGGGTCGCCCAAGAGTTGGTGGCCAGACTCGATCAGGCACTCGTAAAATCCAACCAAGGTTTGATCAAAGGAAATCTAATTCTCATTCGACGCAGTGGAGAAACCTGGAGTTGGGACGTAAACATGTTCAGGAAAGAAGAGGACACGCTCTATTTATTTGAAAGTAGGGGAAGGGGACTAGAATACAAGATCTTGATTAAGGACGAGGGAGAACAGATCTATGCGTTCAACGTGCTTTCCAAAAAGATATTTCGGAAAGTGGACGAGGAAAAATACGAATCCCACTTAGCGACCGGATTCAGTTTTATCGATCTATCCGGCGCTTCCTATCAGGCCAATTATAATCCGATCGTTCAGAGCGATCTCAAAATTGCCGATCAAACTTTCAAAAGGATTGCGCTCAAGCCGATCATACCGTATTTTTATTCCAAGTTGATTCTGCTTTTGAATTTAGATTCTTTAAGGCCCGCACGATTGGATTTTCACGATCGGGACGGAGTATTGTTCAAAACGATGAACATAAAATACGGACTTATCAAAGTGAAACAAAATCAGAAGACTACAAAGGAAGAATACGCAAGCCGACTCGAGATGTTGGACTTAACTACTGGATCTATTAGCGTATTAGAATATACGGAAATAGATAAGGAAGTAAGACCGGATTCTTCCTTGTTCGAACTTGCAAACTTGAATCGATAA
- a CDS encoding 16S rRNA (uracil(1498)-N(3))-methyltransferase produces the protein MEEAILFRRGFGCESQFSLSKEEISHLKALRIFSEDKNLRVLNGVGSEWIYEVKGNSQQGVLKKTEVHVKPESISAVATAIPKGNRLEWLLQKGTELGLSHFYFLNFEQSDRKDFNLSRAQKIVEEAAIQSKRIFLPEISAPVSLKEFLNSQENRNLSIYQFDPKGKSEPKPEFFQNSIWIVGPEGGFREKEMYLLREKNILGVKAGNTILKIETAGIFAASLFRYFND, from the coding sequence TTGGAAGAAGCGATTCTTTTCAGAAGAGGTTTTGGCTGCGAATCGCAGTTTTCCTTGAGCAAAGAGGAGATTTCCCATTTAAAGGCGCTTCGGATTTTTTCCGAAGATAAAAATCTTAGAGTGCTAAACGGAGTTGGGTCGGAATGGATCTACGAAGTAAAGGGAAATTCACAACAAGGGGTTCTCAAAAAAACCGAGGTTCACGTAAAACCGGAATCCATTTCCGCGGTTGCAACTGCGATTCCTAAAGGGAACCGTTTGGAATGGCTTTTACAAAAAGGAACCGAACTGGGCTTAAGTCATTTTTACTTTTTAAACTTCGAACAATCGGATCGGAAGGATTTTAATTTGAGTCGAGCTCAAAAGATTGTGGAAGAAGCGGCGATTCAATCGAAAAGAATTTTTCTTCCCGAAATATCTGCTCCGGTTTCCTTAAAAGAATTTTTAAATTCGCAAGAAAATCGAAATCTTTCCATTTATCAATTCGATCCGAAGGGAAAGTCAGAACCAAAGCCGGAATTTTTTCAGAATTCGATTTGGATCGTGGGGCCGGAAGGCGGATTTCGTGAAAAGGAAATGTATTTATTACGAGAAAAGAATATACTCGGAGTTAAAGCGGGAAACACGATTTTAAAAATCGAGACCGCGGGAATTTTTGCGGCCTCGTTGTTTCGCTATTTTAACGATTGA